Within Cellulophaga sp. L1A9, the genomic segment CTCTAGACAGTGATCTTATAGAAATCAAAAGAGTGACCTTGGATGCTGGTCATTATTTTAATAAAATTGAAAGCACGTATACTACGGATATTGCTGCTCTAGGATATACCCATGCGGTAGGTTTTGTACAACGCGATGATTCGTATACCAAAATTGAACAAGATTTAGGTTGGCTAGCGAGTTGGGAGTCTTTAGGAGAAGGCAAAGGAAACCTGGGTACTGGTTTCATTACAGCGCCAGAGGCTATTGTGAAAATGGATACGATAAATAATCATTTGGTGAGCCGCATGCAACCAAAACCGCAAACAGGTATTTCTTATTACACAGGGGCTGCCTGGGATCAGTTTGGTGCCATACCCTCAAAAGAAGCATGGTTAATCTATATAGCACAACAAGCGGAGTGCATTCAAAACCCATGTGTCATCACTATAAAACAATAAGATTAGCTTGAATATGCTGAGTTTCTTTATTTAATACTATTTTTAAGTTTCTATTACCACTACTAGCATGAAGAATTTAGAATCTTATTTAAAAGCACGTGTTCCTATAAGCGCCACAGCTATTGAATTGCTCTATATGTACTTCACAGAAGAAGAAGTACCCGCGCAAACTCCTCTTTTAGCTTCAGGGAATATAGAACGTTACCTATACTTTCTGAGTAAAGGTATTGTAAAAGGGTATCAAAATATAGATGGTAAAATTGTTATTCAACATCTTGTTGCGGAGCATGATTTTTTTACTTCACTAGAAAGTTTTATGACTCAAACCCCTACTACAGATTACTACGAGACTATTACACCATGTACCGTATTAAAAATTACTAAGACAGACTTTGATTCTTTACAGGAAAAAAGCTCTTTTTGGACAGATGCTGTAAACAGTATTACCAATGAACATTTAAATTGCAAATTAGAACGTGTAAAAGATTTTCAAATCTTAACAGCTAAAGAACGGTATCTAAAGTTTGTTGCGCAAAATCCTAAACTGGCCTTACAGGTATCTATAGATAATATTGCTTCTTTTTTAGGAATAGAACCGCAGTCTTTGAGTAGAATCCGAAAACAAATTGCTTTCTAACAAATGTTATTTTTGATCTCTTGAGTTTCATTGAAATTTGTTCTCATAAATTTAAGAATAGAATGAGCAAAGAAATTTCATTAGTAACAGGAGCAAATGGTCATTTAGGCAACAACTTAGTCCGACTTTTAGTCGCAGAAAACCATAATGTACGCGCAAGCATTAGAAACCTAAAAAACTTATCCCCTTTTAAAGGAGTAGCTTGTGAAGTTGTTGAAGCAGATATCACCGACAGCGCTTCCTTGCGTAAAGCTTTTAAAGGAGTTACTAACCTTTATGCTGTAGCTGCAAATTTTAGCATGTGGGCCAAAAACCCGAAAAAAGATATCTATGACACCAACGTTCAAGGAACACGAAATGTGTTTGATATAGCCAAGGAGTGCGGCATTAAAAACATTGTATATATTAGTTCTGTAGCCTCTTTAGATTTTACAACACTGCCTGCAACGGTAACTAACGGGTATAATAAAGACCGCAGGAATTGGTATTATAATTCTAAAAATGATTCCGATCAATTAGCATTAGCTTTAGGCGAAAAGTATGGTATAAGAACTGTTGTAGTACTCCCTTCTGCAATGATTGGCGCAGAAGCTTTTAAACTAAGTTATACCAATAACCTAGTCCTTCAAATTTTAAAAGGCGAAATACCTGTAGATACCAACGTAACCCTTAATTGGATTGCTGTAAAAGATGTAGCGCTTGGAGCGTATAAAGCTATGAATAAAGGGCGCCATTTAGAACGCTATATTCTCGCCAATGAAACGCATACTACCTTGCAAGAAAGTGTAGCCATTGCAGCAAATCTGTATCCAGAATTAAAGCTTAAGACACTCAAAAAAATACCCAAATGGCTTTTATATACCGTGGCAGCTCTTATGGAATGGAGTAGTAAACTATCAGGAAAAGAGCCCTTATTACAGCGCCAGTATGTAGCTATGTTTTACGGTTTAAAACAAGATTATGACCTTCAAAAATCTAGAAAAGAATTAGGTTTTAACCCGAAACATTCAAAAGAAGCCTTAGAAGAGGCGCTGAGGTATTTAAAAAATGATTGGAAACCACTAGTAATCTAAAATCAGCATTAAGTTTACTTTCAGAAAATATTGGTTCTGGAGGTAAACTTTATCAATACGCTAAGACACGAAATAATTTTATAAATCTGAATTAAATACTTCATCTAACTTTTGTTCCATGTGTTTAAACCAATAGGAATCATCTTCAGGTTTGAAAGAGAATTTAGTTAATAATCCTGTACCCAGCATTATCCATGAGATTATATTAATTGGTCTTATTTTTCTACCACTTAATGAGAATTTCTGTATTTCTGTAATGATTGTTCCTGCTTGATTTTTTTCCAACTTAAATAGTGTTGTATTTTTTATTCCAGCTTGATGTCTAACAGAACTAAAAGAATTGTCTTTAGTACTTTCAATTATTTTACATTCTACAACATCTCCTTCACAATCTTCTCCTGTGTGAATTTCGGTCCATTGGTTTCCGGGTTCTAATTTAAAAGAGGCATTCACCGTATTATGATAGCAGGGGTCTTTCGTAAATGCTACTGCATATTTTGGGTGCGTCAAAAATTCCCAAATTTGATTTGGTTGATATTTACTTTGAAATTGAATTATCGTTTTAGTGAATTTCCTTTCTTCTTTCATTGCTGAATTTTAACTATTTGGTGTACAAATCAATTTTTAAAATATAGGCTAAAACATCATTTTTTTACGGCTCTCTTATTCTGGTGCTTATAAACTCTTTATATTCAATTTGATAAATATTTAAAGTCTTTAGCTCTAAAAGGTTTCAATTGTATCATTATATTTTTTTTAGGCTATTAAGATCTTGGCTACCCTAAATATACAGATTAGAACAACTCAAGTATACCTGAGCCTATCAACTTAAAAATTGCTTTTAATGGTTTTATTCATGTTCACTACTATCTACCTTTAATTCCTTTTCAATTTGCTCTAAATAAATGGGTAAGTTATTTTTCATCAAGGCTAAGCCCTTCCCATAAACATCTACTAGGTACACTTGCTCCTCTTCCATTCCTTCTCTAATCCATGCTTTTTCGACTTCCAAATCTCCTTTTCTAACGATAATAAGTTCATAGTACCTGAGTGTGGCATCATAATCGGTTATGGTGAGTTGATTAAAATTTGAAATCGCAGGGTCGTTAGTGCCATTACGTTGGCCAATATCGGCTCCCAGAAATACCTCACAATTTGAAAATTTATAATGAGGGTTATTGTTATCAAAATTTCGATACGTCCTTCTATCTCCATTCTTCAATATAAAACGCTGAATTTTTTCAAACTTTTCAGGAGGAACTATCGTTGAAATCGTAGTAAAATTCACACTTAAATTTTCCTTGTTTTTCGAGGTGCTTTTTACGGATTTACAAGCAAATAACATTCCCATAGCAAAGAGTACACTCAGAATTTTATTTCTCATTTTTTTATTAGATACACACTGATTATGCCTTATTATTTGTACAAGATAAATGTACTGCACTTCCCGTTCTTAAAACACCCGGTTTATGGGGAAGTTTAGATTTTTAGGAAGACATTAAAAAAACATAAAATAGAGAAGCAGTTCTCACATGAAGCCAGCGTATTCTTCTTAACACATGCGTACCAACACCTAGCTCATTAGCTAAGGTATTGTTTGATGTAAAAACACTGTTGAATTTAAGGAATTCAAATGACTACTAAGAATCTTTCCAAATATTAAAACCCATTCGCTCTACCGTATATTTTAATTCAGTATTATTAAAAATCTTCATGTTAATGGTTCCTCTTAATTTATCACGACCACCTTCAATTACTTTTTCCTCAATCAGAATCTCACCTTCGGTGCCGTACGAAAACCATTTTTCTTCTTCATTTGTAGTGGGTATAGTTTCAAAATACTCATCGTACTGTACATAATTTGCTATAGAAGATTGATCAAAACTATAGGCCTGTGACGGTAAGTCCCAAACATTTTCATCTAAAGTTATCGTTATACGACTTTCACTCGTTGAATAGAAATCAAAACTATAGCTAGAACCTGTAGGCCTATTTTGAGTTACACGATTTGCAATAAACTTAAACTCGTCCGTATCATAAGTAATTTGAGGAACAAATTGTGGTTCACATTTATCAGAACCAAAATTTGGATATTTTAGGGTACCTGATATAGATTTTGTAAGCGTATTATCTTGTGGGTTATATAATTTTCCTCCAAAATCAAACGATACAACTTCATTCGCTTCATCATACACAAAGTTATCAATCCGTATAGCAGATTCATTTAGATAAGGAGGATTGAAATTAATCCGAGTACCATCTTCAGTTATCTGTGTTAAACTTAGGTTTAGCAACTCTCCATTATTTAAGAATGTCATTTGCATATCAAAAATAAAATCGTCAGCACCCAATGAGTACATATTAAGGTTTATATATCCGCAGTTTTCATTTGCTCCTGATTGAAATGACATATTTTTGTAAAACGTACCATCAACGAAAATTTCTAAATCTTTAGTTT encodes:
- a CDS encoding Crp/Fnr family transcriptional regulator is translated as MKNLESYLKARVPISATAIELLYMYFTEEEVPAQTPLLASGNIERYLYFLSKGIVKGYQNIDGKIVIQHLVAEHDFFTSLESFMTQTPTTDYYETITPCTVLKITKTDFDSLQEKSSFWTDAVNSITNEHLNCKLERVKDFQILTAKERYLKFVAQNPKLALQVSIDNIASFLGIEPQSLSRIRKQIAF
- a CDS encoding NAD-dependent epimerase/dehydratase family protein translates to MSKEISLVTGANGHLGNNLVRLLVAENHNVRASIRNLKNLSPFKGVACEVVEADITDSASLRKAFKGVTNLYAVAANFSMWAKNPKKDIYDTNVQGTRNVFDIAKECGIKNIVYISSVASLDFTTLPATVTNGYNKDRRNWYYNSKNDSDQLALALGEKYGIRTVVVLPSAMIGAEAFKLSYTNNLVLQILKGEIPVDTNVTLNWIAVKDVALGAYKAMNKGRHLERYILANETHTTLQESVAIAANLYPELKLKTLKKIPKWLLYTVAALMEWSSKLSGKEPLLQRQYVAMFYGLKQDYDLQKSRKELGFNPKHSKEALEEALRYLKNDWKPLVI